ATGGTGCTCAGTACGGTGATAACCAAGATCTTTAACGTCTCAATGCTGTTCGCGGTGACGCGGGGTGAATTCTCCTTTTCATTTTCCGTTGAGAAATTCAAGGCAATGCTGGCCTATTCCCTGCCTTTGATTCCTGCAGGCTTGTGTATGTTTGCCATTCATTATTCAGACCGTTTTTTTATCCAAAAATATGTGGGTCTTGAAAGTTTGGGTATATATTCGCTCGGCTATAAATTCGGCATGATTATCTCTATTTTAGTCACCCAACCAATCTTTCGCATCTGGAATACGCAGCGTTACGAAATCGCGAAATCAGCTGACGCCGACATCGTTTTCGGCCGCATGTTCACCTATATCCTCTTCGCTTTTTTGGGGGCCGGTTTGGTGATCAGCACTCTCATCGACGAGATTATCGGCATTATGGCCCCTGCGCAGTACCAGGGGGCGGCGGCTGTCGTGGCCCTGATCGTGTGTGGCTACATTCTTTTTGGCTGTGCGTCCTTTACGCAACTTGGCATGTTCATCAACTATAAGACAAAGTATGTTGCCTATATTAATTTCGCCACCGCACTTCTGAATGTTGTGATGAACCTGGTCCTGATTTCAAGATTTGGGATTATGGGCGCTGCGGTATCGACTATGCTCACCTTTTTCTCTCTTGCGTTTCTAAGCTATCTCGTTTCGCAGAAACTGCTCCCGGTGAAATACGAATATCTCAGAGTGGTCAAACTTGTTACACTTTCCATCGCATTATACGCCCTTTCCCGGGCCATTGATTTGTCATTGTGGCCCTCATTGGCGGCCAAGATCGGCTTGCTGAGTCTGTATCCCGGCCTCCTTTATGTGATCGGATTTTTCAGTGTCGCAGAGATTGCCAAGGGCCGGGAGTTGTTGCACAAATTTAGTCTGCGAAGGGGCCGTTCCGCGGCGAAAGGTTAACCTGTGGCCGCACGTCTCGATATTCTGACTTTTCATCGCATTATGCCTCGCCGGGAGCGGTACTTTATTCCCCCCATGGCTATGGAGGGAACAACCTTTACGCGGCTGGTCGAAAGGCTGGCGGCAGCGGGCAGGGTCATAGCCCTGGACGAAGGCGTGCAGCAACTGAAAGAAGGTCGGCTTGCGGGTCACAAGGTGGCCATTACCTTCGATGACGGATATATTGACAATTACACCCTGGCTCGCGACGTGTTGCAACGGGTAGGAGTGCACGCTAGTTTCTTCGTGCCTGTGACGCCTATAGACAAACAGTTGCCCTACTGGTGGGACCACTTGTTTGAGGTGTTGAAGTCAGAAGCAGTGGCCCTTTTCAAATGGGCATTGCAGCAGCCCAATCCGCAGCCTTTGCAGCATGCCCTTGAAACCGCTGCAGTGGCGACAAACGAGCCTGTCGGTGAGCGCTGTCGCAGGCTGGTCCAGGCACTCAATAACCTGGGCCAACGAGAGCGCCATGCATTCACCGAAGGGCTCGTTGGAGAATTCGGTTCTGTCCGGGGAGACCGGCTCCTTATGACCTGGGACGAAATCCGGCAAATGCAAAAGGATGGTTTCGCCATTGGCTCGCATTCCGTATCGCATATCCCTTTAACCGACCTCGATTTCCGTACCGCGAAAAACGAGATCGTTGCGTCGTCAAGGCTTCTGCGTGAACGCCTTGGGCAATGGCCCACCGGTTTCTGCTTTCCTCGTGGCGCTTTTACGGCAGACCATTCAAGCTTGGTGCGGGAAGCTGGTTATGACTATGCCGTTACGACCTGTTTTGGTGGTAATGACGCGCAAGCAGATCCCTTCTCGCTCAAGCGGCGCAATATGTCTGATTATCAAGGGGTCCGCAGCCGTTTCCCGGTCGCCATGCATTTGTTTGAACTGAGTGGCTGTCTGGATAAGTTTTTGGCAGCTAGAAGGGCTGGATGATCGTATGTTGCCGTTGAAAACTATCCTTTATTTGACTCTGTTTTGCCTTGCCTTGGTGGTGAGCGTTTTTCAGAATCCCATCGTTGGCATTTACGGCTACCTGGCCACCTACAATGTCAACCCCCTTGGCCAGTGGTGGGGCAGGTTCCTGCCTGGCTGGGCGGCACGCTACAGTTTCTGGCTGGCGCTGGCCATCGCGATGGGCATTGCTTTCAACTATTCAAAGCTTCGTTTTAAGCGGTTCTTCGAAACCCAGGAGCTCCTGCTCATTCTGTTCGTTGGAGTGATTTGGGCCTCGGTTTTTCTCGGACAGGGCAGCGGCATTGATTATAACGTCATGAAGATGACCAAGGTGGCCATTGTTCTTTTGATGGCCAGCCACATCATTACCACACGTCGCTATTTTCAAGGGATGATCTGGGTATTTGTTCTGTCCGGCCTTTATCTGGGATACGAACTATACAGTGGCTCTGGCGCCTATCGGGGCGGTCGATTTCATGCCGGGGTCGGTGGTTCTGATTTTGGCGAGGGAAATTTTCTGGCCGCTCATTTCGGGATTTTGCTGCCGTTTATCGGCGTAATGCTGATCAAGGGCAATTGGAAAGTCCGAGTTGTCTGTGTTCTAGCTGCCGCCTTTGTCGCAAACGCTATCGTTATCACCCAATCGCGGGGGATTTTCGTCGGGTTGGCGGCAGGTTTGCTAGCAGCTGTTTTTTTTACCATGCGCCTGAAAGGGTACCGCAAAAAGGTTCTAGCTTTAATTTTTATAGGATTGCTTGGTGTCGTTTACGTTGCCGACGACAATTTCTGGAACAGAATGCGGACAATTCAAATCGAAGAAGACGGCGTGCGCGACCGGTCAGCGGAAGGTCGGGTAGAGGCATGGCATGCTGCGTTGGCCATGGCTCGAGATTACCCACTTGGCGTTGGGGTTGGCCAGTTCTTCGGTCATGCTGGTGTCTATGTACCTGAAGCAGCAGGCCGCGATACTCACAATACTTATCTTCGCTGCCTTGCAGAACTCGGTTTTCATGGCCTACTAGTTCTGATTCTGATGATTTTCACCTCGTTTCTCATGTGCCGCCGTATCGAAATCGAATCAGCAAAATTGGCACCTGAAATTGGGAGATTCTTTCTGCTTAATGCCTATGCCATAAAGTTAGCACTCGTTGTTTATCTGGTCACAGCGATGTTTATATCCTCTGTTTACATCGAAGAAATGTATTGGCTTCTGATGATGCCGGTGTTTCTCAAGCGGGCAATGGAAAATGAGGTGGAGGACAATCGGACAGAGGAAAAAATCCGCCAAATCGTTGGTGACGCGTAGGGCTGCACCGACGTGCGCCCAGGGTTCTAAGTGTAATTGAATGTTCCCGTAGGGGCGAGGCAACGCCTCGCCCAGGCCGACCCAGCGGGGCGCCCCCACAACGATCGCGAGACCAGCGCAAAGGGCGCACGTCGGTGCGCCCCTACTGAAGAATGAACCGGTTTTTTATGAATGACACTGCAACAAAACAACAATGCCCCGCCGTCTGTCTGGTCTCGCCCTTTCCTCCACCTTATGGTGGCATGGCGATACAGGCGGAGAAACTGGCGGCGTTGCTGCGCGAACAGGGCAGCGAGGTTGTCGAGGTGCGCACCAATGGCGCGTCGGGGCAGGGCGGGGCCATGGCCCGAATTCCCGGAGTGCGCTCGATCAT
The Geoalkalibacter ferrihydriticus DSM 17813 DNA segment above includes these coding regions:
- a CDS encoding polysaccharide deacetylase family protein: MAARLDILTFHRIMPRRERYFIPPMAMEGTTFTRLVERLAAAGRVIALDEGVQQLKEGRLAGHKVAITFDDGYIDNYTLARDVLQRVGVHASFFVPVTPIDKQLPYWWDHLFEVLKSEAVALFKWALQQPNPQPLQHALETAAVATNEPVGERCRRLVQALNNLGQRERHAFTEGLVGEFGSVRGDRLLMTWDEIRQMQKDGFAIGSHSVSHIPLTDLDFRTAKNEIVASSRLLRERLGQWPTGFCFPRGAFTADHSSLVREAGYDYAVTTCFGGNDAQADPFSLKRRNMSDYQGVRSRFPVAMHLFELSGCLDKFLAARRAG
- a CDS encoding O-antigen ligase family protein; translated protein: MLPLKTILYLTLFCLALVVSVFQNPIVGIYGYLATYNVNPLGQWWGRFLPGWAARYSFWLALAIAMGIAFNYSKLRFKRFFETQELLLILFVGVIWASVFLGQGSGIDYNVMKMTKVAIVLLMASHIITTRRYFQGMIWVFVLSGLYLGYELYSGSGAYRGGRFHAGVGGSDFGEGNFLAAHFGILLPFIGVMLIKGNWKVRVVCVLAAAFVANAIVITQSRGIFVGLAAGLLAAVFFTMRLKGYRKKVLALIFIGLLGVVYVADDNFWNRMRTIQIEEDGVRDRSAEGRVEAWHAALAMARDYPLGVGVGQFFGHAGVYVPEAAGRDTHNTYLRCLAELGFHGLLVLILMIFTSFLMCRRIEIESAKLAPEIGRFFLLNAYAIKLALVVYLVTAMFISSVYIEEMYWLLMMPVFLKRAMENEVEDNRTEEKIRQIVGDA
- a CDS encoding oligosaccharide flippase family protein, translating into MLQYLKQTLRHSAVYSFANVVQKGVGFLMIPVYTHFLSPAEYGVLEMMDLTMMVLSMITGMKIGGAVIRFYFRYDSLEEKREVLSTGLIGITIFALSMALVLEALARPISGLLLGSVEYYRFFQIIFISMALQTVAVVPESLLLAQKRSVVFSTITLLTFVSYLSLNILFIVGMKMGVMGMVLSTVITKIFNVSMLFAVTRGEFSFSFSVEKFKAMLAYSLPLIPAGLCMFAIHYSDRFFIQKYVGLESLGIYSLGYKFGMIISILVTQPIFRIWNTQRYEIAKSADADIVFGRMFTYILFAFLGAGLVISTLIDEIIGIMAPAQYQGAAAVVALIVCGYILFGCASFTQLGMFINYKTKYVAYINFATALLNVVMNLVLISRFGIMGAAVSTMLTFFSLAFLSYLVSQKLLPVKYEYLRVVKLVTLSIALYALSRAIDLSLWPSLAAKIGLLSLYPGLLYVIGFFSVAEIAKGRELLHKFSLRRGRSAAKG